The Drosophila sechellia strain sech25 chromosome 2R, ASM438219v1, whole genome shotgun sequence nucleotide sequence GGTTAGTCGGCTACACGACTGGCGATAGCTGTAGGTAGAGTATCTGAAAAGGTCGTTATCATTAGCTGTATAAATAGGTAGACAATTGTATTTACCCTTTTACCAAACCGTATCTTTATCCAGGCTAATCTTGAACCTTATTTCGTTTACTTTCTTCGAAAGAATACATATACACTATACAAAAAGAATATTAACACATACCCTTTAAAATATAACCTTCTTCCAGATTGGTCTCCCCACACAGAAACTTGAACTTCCGCTTGACCTGTCGCTTTCTCTCCGTTCAGTATGGAGATGCCAAGGTCCTCACTCCTGCCGTCAAACAGTACGTGGAAAAGTGCGTGGAGCTCTGCCAACCGGAAAGGGTGCACATCTGTGATGGAACTGAGGGCGAGAGCAAGTTGCTCCAGGGCATCATGCTGAAGAAGGGAACCATCATTCCTCTGCCGAAGTACGAGAATTGCTGGCTGGCAAGAACAAATCCGGCGGATGTGGCTCGAGTGGAGGGCAAAACCTTCATCTCAACGGATTCGAAGGAGCAGGCAGTACCGGTTACGCAGAAAGCCACGCCGGGAATGCTGGGTAACTGGATGGCCGAAAAGGACCTGCAGGTGGCGATCAAGGAAAGATTCCCCGGCTGCATGAAAGGTCGCACCATGTATGTCATTCCTTTCAGCATGGGTCCAGTGGGCTCACCCCTCTCTAAAATCGGAATCGAGATCACAGATTCACCATACGTCGTGGAGTCGATGAAGATCATGACTAGGGCGGGCAATCCAGTGCTTAATTATCTGCAATCTGGGGATGGGCAGTTCGTCAAGTGCCTGCATTCCGTGGGTACGCCCAAAAGTGGTGTCCAGGCAATGCCATCCTGGCCCTGCGATCCCGAACGCACCATTGTGCTGCACAAGCCAGCAGAAAATGAGATTGTATCTTATGGATCTGGGTATGGTGGAAACTCCCTGCTGGGCAAGAAGTGCCTCGCTCTCAGGATTGGCAGCACCATTGCCAAGCGAGAGGGCTGGCTGGCCGAGCACATGCTGATACTGGGCATCACCAATCCGCAGGGTAAGAAGATCTACATAGCTGCCGCCTTTCCATCAGCTTGCGGCAAGACCAACCTGGCCATGATGACTCCTACCCTGCCTGGCTACAAAGTGGAGTGCGTGGGTGATGACATCGCCTGGATGAAATTCGATAAGAAGGGAGTGCTGCGAGCGATTAACCCGGAGAATGGATTCTTTGGCGTGGCCCCCGGAACGTCGAGGGCCACCAATCCCATAGCCATGGATACGATCTTCCGAAACTCTGTCTTTACGAACGTGGCCTCTACATCCGATGGTGGTGTCTACTGGGAGGGAATGGAAAAGGATAAGCTAAAGGGGGTGACTGTCACGGACTGGTTGGGTAAACTGTGGTCACAGGAATCCGGGAAGCCGGCTGCCCATCCCAACTCCAGGTTCTGCACACCCGCCTCTCAGTGTCCCATTATTGATCCCGCCTGGGAAGATAGCGAAGGAGTGCCCATCTCCGCAATTCTTTTCGGAGGACGTCGTCCCAGTGGAGTTCCCTTGGTTTACGAAGCTCGAGACTGGAAGCACGGCGTATTCATTGGAGCTGCTATGAGGAGCGAGGCCACGGCAGCCGCTGAATTCAAGGGCAAGGTCATCATGCACGATCCCTTCGCCATGAGACCATTTTTCGGCTACAACTTCGGCGACTATCTGGGTCACTGGCTGAGCATGGAGCAGCGTGGCCAGGTACCCAAGATCTTCCACGTAAATTGGTTCCGACAGAGCAGTGAGGGCAAGTTCCTATGGCCTGGATTCGGGGAGAACTCACGAGTCCTGGACTGGATCTTCCGGCGCGTGGAGGGCGAGCAGTGCTTTGAGGACTCTCCCATTGGCCGCCTGCCTAGCAAGAATTCATTGAACTTGGATAGTCTGAAGGAAAACATTGATCTCGACCAGCTTTTCGATCTGCCAAAAGATTTCTGGGAGCAGGAGGTGGGTGCCATAGAGCGGTACTTCGAGGAGCAGGTGGGTCACCATCTTCCAGGTCCCGTGACTGAGGAGCTGAGGGAGCTGAAGGCGCGTGTTGCTGACATGTGATGTGTGTCTTCCATAGGTTATTTCCTAATCTAAGACCCCTTATTGCctaaaataaaacgaaacgAACGAGATTTTTATAGCGAAATTCGACTTGTGCCCATTTGGGAATGGAATTGGCATCGAAATTGGGTTTGGGGCGTGGCCTGGACGCGTCTTATCAGTGGTCGCCTCGGCGGAGGCCCGTCCGCAATTGGCGTAAACAAGCGTATAAATCCATAATGCCGTTTAACCTAACTTATCAACAGATCGACGCGATCAAAAACAAGCAAATAAATTCCagaaaaagccaaaaaaaagtaaagtttATGGGTGAACATTTACCATTTTGGGTGGGTTGCCAA carries:
- the LOC6609808 gene encoding phosphoenolpyruvate carboxykinase [GTP], with amino-acid sequence MLLKGAQLLRCGLVSPHRNLNFRLTCRFLSVQYGDAKVLTPAVKQYVEKCVELCQPERVHICDGTEGESKLLQGIMLKKGTIIPLPKYENCWLARTNPADVARVEGKTFISTDSKEQAVPVTQKATPGMLGNWMAEKDLQVAIKERFPGCMKGRTMYVIPFSMGPVGSPLSKIGIEITDSPYVVESMKIMTRAGNPVLNYLQSGDGQFVKCLHSVGTPKSGVQAMPSWPCDPERTIVLHKPAENEIVSYGSGYGGNSLLGKKCLALRIGSTIAKREGWLAEHMLILGITNPQGKKIYIAAAFPSACGKTNLAMMTPTLPGYKVECVGDDIAWMKFDKKGVLRAINPENGFFGVAPGTSRATNPIAMDTIFRNSVFTNVASTSDGGVYWEGMEKDKLKGVTVTDWLGKLWSQESGKPAAHPNSRFCTPASQCPIIDPAWEDSEGVPISAILFGGRRPSGVPLVYEARDWKHGVFIGAAMRSEATAAAEFKGKVIMHDPFAMRPFFGYNFGDYLGHWLSMEQRGQVPKIFHVNWFRQSSEGKFLWPGFGENSRVLDWIFRRVEGEQCFEDSPIGRLPSKNSLNLDSLKENIDLDQLFDLPKDFWEQEVGAIERYFEEQVGHHLPGPVTEELRELKARVADM